In one Thermaerobacter sp. PB12/4term genomic region, the following are encoded:
- a CDS encoding metal ABC transporter permease translates to MTGEPGWLAILVEPLRYPFMVRALLAGVLVAVAGAVTGSFLLVRRWSLLGDAISHSVLPGVAIAYLLGWPYFTGALASALLTAAGIGFLERNTRLKSDAATGLLFLGAFALGLAILSRARSSVDVFHILFGNVLGVARADLVLMAAVAAVAAGLVVLLFKELQLWAFDPVTAEVAGLPVRTLHYLMMVLVSATLVAALQAVGVVLALAMLVTPPATAYLLTRRFPALIGLAVVLGAVSAVTGLYLSFYLNVASGPAMVLVAMAGFALALALAPEQGLLARALERRRMARVVAAEDVLKGLHELGLEDGEEAVPAASVAFEGTSAMGPRGVPLDVLAGWTGLSRREVQGAVARLVARGLAAWDPAPKATRARRAGAWVGAPPLGARLTAAGVREARRLIRTHRLWERYLTDVAGMAWEDVHQVAHELEHATPPHLAEEMAEALGHPAHDPHGAPIPTAAGEVPADQQPPLTLAQLSPGHRALIARVDDEDPDLLARLRRAGLVPGTRLEVLGRAGGGLWVRRTVPGEAPEQRPDPFAAPVEPRRQWLDHAAAAALRVYALEPEGDEGRSTRGEGEKA, encoded by the coding sequence ATGACGGGGGAACCGGGCTGGCTGGCCATCCTGGTGGAACCGCTGCGCTACCCCTTCATGGTGCGGGCCCTGCTGGCCGGGGTGCTGGTGGCCGTGGCCGGGGCCGTGACGGGCAGCTTCCTCCTCGTGCGGCGCTGGTCGCTGCTGGGCGATGCCATCTCCCACTCCGTGCTGCCGGGCGTGGCCATCGCCTACCTGCTGGGCTGGCCTTATTTCACCGGTGCCCTGGCCAGCGCCCTGCTCACAGCAGCCGGCATCGGCTTTCTTGAGCGCAACACCCGCCTCAAGTCCGACGCCGCTACGGGCCTGCTCTTCCTCGGCGCCTTTGCCCTGGGGCTGGCCATCCTCAGCCGTGCCCGCAGCAGCGTGGACGTGTTCCACATCCTGTTCGGCAACGTCCTGGGGGTAGCCCGCGCGGACCTGGTGCTGATGGCCGCGGTGGCGGCGGTGGCCGCCGGGCTGGTGGTGCTCCTCTTCAAGGAGCTGCAGCTGTGGGCTTTCGATCCCGTCACCGCGGAGGTGGCGGGATTGCCCGTCCGCACCCTTCACTACCTGATGATGGTGCTGGTGTCGGCCACGCTGGTGGCGGCGCTGCAGGCTGTGGGGGTGGTGCTGGCCCTGGCCATGCTGGTCACCCCGCCCGCCACCGCCTACCTGCTGACCCGGCGCTTCCCGGCCCTGATCGGCCTGGCGGTGGTGCTAGGCGCGGTGTCGGCGGTGACCGGCCTGTACCTTTCCTTCTATCTCAACGTGGCGTCGGGCCCGGCCATGGTGCTGGTGGCCATGGCCGGATTCGCGCTGGCCCTGGCCCTGGCCCCCGAGCAGGGCTTGTTGGCCCGGGCGCTGGAGCGGCGGCGCATGGCTCGGGTGGTGGCCGCGGAAGACGTGCTCAAAGGGCTGCACGAGCTGGGCTTGGAAGATGGCGAGGAGGCGGTGCCAGCCGCATCGGTCGCGTTCGAGGGCACCTCGGCCATGGGCCCGCGGGGCGTTCCCCTGGACGTGTTGGCGGGCTGGACCGGCCTCAGCCGGCGGGAGGTGCAAGGGGCCGTGGCCCGGCTGGTCGCCCGGGGACTAGCGGCCTGGGACCCCGCGCCCAAGGCCACCCGTGCCCGCCGGGCGGGGGCCTGGGTTGGGGCGCCGCCGTTGGGCGCCCGGCTGACGGCGGCGGGCGTGCGGGAGGCGCGCCGGCTGATCCGCACCCATCGGCTGTGGGAGCGGTACCTGACCGACGTGGCAGGGATGGCCTGGGAGGACGTCCACCAGGTGGCCCATGAGCTGGAGCACGCCACCCCGCCCCACCTGGCCGAAGAGATGGCCGAAGCCCTCGGCCATCCAGCCCACGACCCCCACGGGGCTCCCATCCCCACCGCTGCAGGGGAGGTCCCCGCCGACCAGCAGCCCCCCTTGACGCTGGCCCAGTTATCACCGGGGCACCGCGCCTTGATCGCCCGCGTGGACGATGAGGACCCCGATCTTTTGGCTCGCCTGCGCCGGGCCGGCCTGGTGCCGGGTACCCGGCTGGAGGTCCTCGGCCGGGCCGGTGGCGGCCTGTGGGTGCGCAGGACGGTACCTGGGGAGGCACCGGAACAGCGACCGGATCCCTTCGCCGCCCCGGTTGAGCCGAGGCGCCAGTGGTTGGACCACGCCGCCGCGGCGGCTCTCCGCGTTTACGCCTTGGAGCCGGAGGGCGACGAAGGGCGGTCTACCCGGGGTGAGGGTGAGAAGGCATGA
- a CDS encoding lysine exporter LysO family protein — MTAVLVALAAGMAAGLSGLGNRIPAAWWNAASRWTLRMLLFLMGLRLGLDPQVGSGLARLGGRAATFAVATAGGALLAGLLGWALGAAFRARTASRRSGRAGAEPGEVRSRTRPRPFERSGKAAGPHLIPPDRAAQGSLAPEGKTARQDPIRRDPGAAGQAAAAADPGRPGEALRLSAAAVLAVVGGWLAGGGFVHWAGGLVDGGAGAAMAEGTAAMAGGKAAMAGETAAMAAGAAASPQLVATAGRLATAGSGYALILLMVLYGCEFGRQWPATRESLRAVRGKALLLPLLGGMGSLAGGWLAGRLTGEPPALALAVAAAFGWYSMAGVLVAQLWGPAAGALAFLANVLRELLTVVAVPFLARLAGRRSWLAVLPGGATTMDTTLPIIAAAARDAGTTALAFVHGLILTLLAPALISWLAGF, encoded by the coding sequence GTGACCGCGGTGCTGGTGGCCCTGGCTGCCGGCATGGCGGCGGGGTTGAGCGGCCTCGGCAACCGGATTCCGGCGGCCTGGTGGAATGCGGCATCGCGCTGGACCCTGCGGATGCTGCTTTTCCTCATGGGCCTGCGGCTTGGCCTTGACCCGCAGGTGGGGTCCGGGCTGGCCCGGCTGGGCGGCCGGGCTGCGACCTTTGCCGTGGCCACGGCAGGAGGGGCCCTGCTGGCGGGACTGCTCGGTTGGGCGCTGGGGGCCGCCTTCCGCGCCCGCACCGCCTCGCGCCGGTCCGGCCGGGCCGGCGCCGAGCCCGGTGAGGTGCGCAGTCGAACCCGGCCCCGTCCCTTCGAGCGCTCTGGGAAGGCGGCGGGCCCGCACCTGATCCCTCCGGATCGCGCCGCCCAGGGGAGTCTCGCCCCCGAGGGAAAGACCGCTCGGCAGGACCCGATCCGTCGCGATCCCGGCGCCGCGGGGCAGGCCGCGGCCGCCGCGGACCCTGGCCGACCCGGCGAAGCCCTGCGCCTCAGCGCGGCAGCCGTCCTGGCGGTCGTGGGCGGGTGGCTGGCGGGGGGCGGGTTCGTCCACTGGGCGGGCGGCCTGGTGGACGGCGGTGCCGGGGCGGCGATGGCCGAGGGGACGGCAGCGATGGCCGGTGGGAAGGCGGCCATGGCCGGAGAAACGGCGGCGATGGCCGCCGGGGCGGCCGCGTCGCCCCAGCTGGTGGCCACCGCCGGGCGGCTGGCGACGGCCGGTTCCGGATACGCCCTGATCCTGCTCATGGTGCTCTACGGCTGCGAGTTCGGACGCCAGTGGCCGGCCACCCGGGAGAGCCTCCGGGCCGTTCGGGGGAAGGCCCTCCTGCTGCCCCTCCTGGGCGGGATGGGCAGCCTGGCCGGGGGCTGGCTGGCGGGCCGGCTGACCGGCGAGCCGCCCGCCCTGGCCCTGGCCGTGGCGGCCGCCTTTGGCTGGTACAGCATGGCAGGGGTACTGGTGGCCCAGCTGTGGGGACCGGCCGCCGGCGCCTTAGCCTTCCTGGCCAACGTGCTGCGGGAGCTTTTGACGGTGGTGGCGGTGCCCTTTCTGGCGCGCCTGGCAGGCCGGCGGAGCTGGCTCGCCGTCCTGCCGGGCGGCGCCACCACCATGGACACCACCCTGCCCATCATCGCCGCGGCGGCGCGGGATGCGGGCACCACGGCCCTGGCCTTCGTCCACGGGCTCATCCTCACCCTGCTGGCCCCCGCCCTGATCAGCTGGCTGGCGGGCTTTTAA
- a CDS encoding metal ABC transporter solute-binding protein, Zn/Mn family: MRRPRPLPTAVLVMALVLLLGFGSVLAAGRVWWDQVMGPGDPRPLVAASTTILADLAAQIGGPRVRVHSLLAPGQDPHSYEPVPRDALALARAQVVLLNGYGIDLWAERLLQGLPEPVTPSGSPTPAAIPTVSPPIGSPQPPPRAAAATPQAKGAPGGSALWRAGEPRRGQAGPLVVRVAEGLPAGVALPWPGDPTKVDPHLWMDPVLVMGYVDAIRDALTAADPAGAAFYRQRAAALQAALRRLDAWIARQVAAVPPERRLLVTTHDAYRYFGRRYGLRVVDTVWGVSTEEEPAAADLARLMGHLRQYGVPAFVESTINPKLMEELAAQAGVPIGGRLYADSVGPRGSGAETYLGMMRHNVRVITEALRTPRPSPVGDAGRP; the protein is encoded by the coding sequence ATGAGGCGGCCCCGCCCCCTGCCGACGGCCGTCCTGGTGATGGCCCTGGTGCTTCTCCTCGGTTTTGGCTCGGTGCTGGCCGCCGGGCGAGTCTGGTGGGACCAGGTGATGGGTCCCGGTGACCCCCGCCCCCTGGTGGCGGCCAGCACCACCATCTTGGCCGACCTGGCGGCCCAGATCGGTGGGCCGCGGGTGCGGGTGCATAGCCTGCTGGCCCCAGGCCAGGATCCCCACAGCTATGAGCCGGTGCCGCGGGATGCCCTGGCGCTCGCCCGGGCCCAGGTGGTGCTGCTGAACGGCTACGGCATCGACCTCTGGGCAGAGCGGTTATTACAGGGGCTGCCGGAGCCGGTCACGCCGTCCGGATCGCCAACACCCGCTGCCATCCCCACGGTGTCTCCGCCGATCGGGTCGCCCCAACCCCCGCCCCGGGCCGCTGCCGCGACGCCCCAGGCCAAGGGCGCGCCCGGCGGGTCCGCGCTGTGGCGTGCGGGCGAGCCCCGTCGGGGGCAGGCCGGTCCCCTGGTCGTCCGGGTGGCGGAAGGTCTGCCCGCCGGAGTGGCTCTGCCCTGGCCGGGCGATCCCACCAAGGTCGACCCTCACCTGTGGATGGACCCGGTGCTGGTCATGGGCTATGTTGATGCGATCCGCGATGCCCTCACGGCCGCCGATCCGGCGGGGGCCGCGTTCTACCGGCAGCGGGCGGCCGCCCTCCAGGCGGCGCTGAGGAGGCTGGATGCTTGGATCGCCCGCCAGGTGGCAGCGGTTCCACCCGAGCGGCGGCTGCTGGTGACGACCCACGACGCTTACCGCTACTTCGGTCGCCGCTACGGCCTGCGGGTGGTGGACACCGTGTGGGGGGTCAGCACCGAGGAAGAACCGGCCGCTGCCGACTTGGCCCGGCTCATGGGACACCTGCGGCAGTACGGGGTGCCGGCCTTTGTGGAGTCAACCATCAACCCCAAGCTGATGGAAGAACTGGCCGCCCAGGCGGGCGTGCCCATCGGCGGCCGGCTCTACGCCGACTCGGTGGGTCCGCGGGGGAGCGGTGCCGAGACCTACCTGGGCATGATGCGCCATAACGTGCGGGTCATTACAGAAGCCCTACGGACACCCCGGCCGTCGCCGGTAGGAGACGCCGGCCGGCCCTAA
- a CDS encoding Mur ligase family protein, producing MALDVGQLLAGLRFHLTGDPLPPRVGEIRSHSARVEPGDLFVAIPGRRHDGAAFAGEALRRGARVVMAQQPPAQTLPPGVSWLEVPCARSALSRLAANRYGHPSRQLVVVGVTGTTGKTTTTLLLYHLLSAAGIPTGLIGSLEVRAGGHRGPGNLTTPDPLDLHRYLRAMVDAGCRVAVMEVSSQGVDQRRVDDVAFDLGVVTNLAPLEHLEYHPTYEHYAAAKGRFVAMVPPDGGMLMHEGEAALRLGPYAQAPVVLFGRGPESALRLMEERVAAADSPFPSQGPSALWTNRLRLRLPSAWPPGPTGRLGQVLTGLVPWPAGWLHAADGHSVASDLEVWLKTQMLGPHHALNAVAAVGAALWLGLGLALVARALSSFAAPRRRTQVLMRQPFTVIDDTVGRPDSLAACFAVAAQIPHRRMAVVYAVRGGRGEAINYANGLQLACEARRFKATVVVTASAGDTSARDMVRPAEWEACLAGLKAGGLERPQVSTFARLGDAVAAAVSRLGEGDLLLLLGAQGMDAGAFYLKQILKETRRVSWAGPAQPSGSSQDGLGSAARAGAPVVTHPAANHARSDRLPAPLTAAGAVAGSAGALGIRSFDPVRPVLTPEPLAAHRLETRPECGADVPISPSLPSPTRSGTAAGEPGGLSPPGGGL from the coding sequence ATGGCGCTGGACGTTGGCCAACTGCTGGCAGGGCTGCGTTTTCATCTGACGGGTGATCCCCTTCCCCCACGGGTCGGTGAGATCCGCTCCCACTCCGCTCGGGTGGAACCCGGCGACCTGTTCGTCGCCATCCCCGGCCGCCGCCATGACGGCGCCGCCTTCGCCGGAGAGGCACTGCGCCGCGGCGCGCGGGTGGTGATGGCCCAACAGCCCCCGGCCCAGACGCTGCCTCCCGGTGTCAGCTGGCTTGAGGTGCCCTGTGCCCGCTCGGCCCTCTCTCGCCTGGCGGCCAATCGCTACGGCCACCCGTCCCGCCAGCTGGTGGTGGTGGGCGTCACCGGGACCACCGGCAAGACGACCACCACCCTGCTGCTCTACCACCTTTTGAGCGCCGCGGGGATCCCGACGGGCCTTATCGGGTCGCTGGAGGTGCGCGCCGGCGGCCACCGTGGCCCCGGCAACCTGACCACTCCCGACCCCCTCGACCTGCACCGCTACCTGCGGGCCATGGTCGACGCCGGCTGTCGGGTGGCGGTGATGGAGGTCTCATCCCAGGGCGTCGACCAGCGACGGGTCGACGACGTGGCCTTCGATCTGGGCGTGGTGACCAATCTGGCCCCCCTGGAGCACCTGGAATACCACCCCACCTACGAGCACTACGCCGCGGCCAAGGGGCGGTTCGTCGCCATGGTCCCGCCCGACGGCGGGATGCTGATGCACGAGGGGGAGGCCGCCTTGCGCCTCGGTCCTTATGCCCAGGCGCCGGTGGTCCTGTTTGGGCGCGGGCCCGAGAGCGCCCTACGCCTTATGGAGGAAAGAGTCGCTGCGGCCGATTCCCCGTTCCCTAGCCAAGGGCCGTCCGCCCTCTGGACGAACCGGCTGCGCCTGCGGCTGCCGTCGGCTTGGCCGCCGGGGCCCACCGGGCGCCTAGGGCAGGTTCTGACTGGCCTGGTTCCTTGGCCGGCTGGTTGGCTCCACGCTGCCGATGGGCATAGCGTGGCGTCGGATCTCGAGGTGTGGTTGAAGACGCAGATGCTGGGCCCCCACCACGCCTTGAACGCCGTGGCGGCGGTGGGAGCGGCCCTGTGGCTTGGCCTAGGCCTCGCCCTGGTGGCGCGCGCCTTGTCCTCTTTCGCTGCACCGCGACGCCGTACCCAAGTCTTGATGCGTCAACCCTTCACCGTGATCGACGATACGGTCGGCCGACCGGATAGCCTGGCCGCCTGTTTTGCCGTTGCGGCCCAGATCCCCCACCGCCGAATGGCCGTGGTCTACGCGGTCCGGGGCGGTCGGGGTGAGGCGATCAACTACGCCAACGGGTTGCAGCTGGCCTGCGAGGCCCGGCGGTTTAAAGCCACGGTTGTCGTCACGGCCAGCGCTGGAGACACGTCGGCCCGGGACATGGTGCGGCCGGCCGAATGGGAAGCATGCCTGGCCGGACTTAAGGCGGGCGGTCTCGAGCGGCCCCAGGTCTCCACCTTTGCCCGGCTGGGGGATGCGGTGGCGGCGGCCGTGTCCCGGCTGGGTGAAGGGGATCTGCTTTTGCTTCTCGGAGCCCAGGGGATGGACGCGGGCGCCTTCTACCTGAAACAGATTCTCAAGGAAACCCGTCGAGTTTCCTGGGCGGGTCCAGCCCAACCCTCCGGTTCCAGCCAGGACGGACTTGGCTCCGCGGCCAGGGCCGGGGCGCCGGTCGTCACCCATCCCGCGGCAAATCATGCCCGAAGCGACCGCCTCCCCGCCCCCCTGACCGCCGCTGGGGCGGTGGCGGGCTCAGCGGGCGCCCTTGGGATCAGGTCCTTCGACCCCGTTCGTCCCGTGTTGACACCGGAGCCCCTTGCTGCCCACCGACTGGAAACCCGTCCGGAGTGCGGAGCCGACGTCCCCATCTCCCCGTCCTTGCCGTCCCCTACGCGATCGGGCACCGCGGCCGGCGAGCCGGGTGGTCTTTCCCCGCCAGGGGGCGGTCTCTGA
- a CDS encoding metal ABC transporter ATP-binding protein: MATGQENAAAAAVDLRNLYVAYDHRPVLRGVRLTVPAGLLVAFVGPNGAGKSTLFKAILGLVRPAAGTVRIFGQPVERQRRRIAYVPQRELIDWDFPATVADVVMMGRVPRLGWLRRPAPEDHRRVEEALEEVGMAAYARRPLAALSGGQQQRVFIARALAQDADLILLDEPYAGVDAATQEVVRRLLARLRDGGKTILVVDHDLSGIDHYDRVALINGRVIAFGPPAEVMTAERLRETYGGRLTYLDSVALPLSGGVRP; the protein is encoded by the coding sequence ATGGCCACGGGGCAGGAGAACGCGGCGGCGGCCGCCGTGGACCTACGGAATCTCTACGTGGCGTATGACCACCGGCCCGTCCTGCGGGGCGTCCGGCTGACGGTACCAGCGGGCTTACTGGTGGCCTTCGTGGGACCCAATGGGGCCGGGAAATCGACCCTCTTCAAGGCGATTCTCGGGCTGGTGCGGCCGGCCGCGGGCACGGTGCGGATCTTCGGTCAGCCGGTGGAGCGCCAGCGGCGCCGGATCGCCTACGTGCCCCAGCGGGAGCTGATCGACTGGGATTTTCCGGCCACGGTGGCCGACGTGGTGATGATGGGGCGGGTGCCGCGCCTGGGCTGGTTGCGGCGCCCGGCGCCGGAGGACCACCGCCGGGTCGAAGAAGCACTAGAGGAGGTGGGCATGGCGGCCTACGCCCGGCGCCCCCTGGCGGCCCTTTCGGGCGGCCAGCAGCAGCGGGTCTTCATCGCCCGGGCTCTGGCCCAGGATGCCGACCTGATCCTGCTGGACGAACCCTATGCCGGTGTGGATGCCGCCACCCAGGAGGTGGTGCGGCGGCTTCTCGCCCGGCTGCGAGATGGGGGCAAGACGATCCTGGTGGTGGACCACGATCTTTCGGGCATCGATCACTACGACCGCGTGGCGCTGATCAACGGCCGGGTCATCGCCTTCGGCCCGCCGGCGGAGGTCATGACGGCCGAGCGGCTGCGGGAGACCTACGGCGGCCGCCTGACCTATCTCGACAGCGTGGCCCTGCCGCTTTCGGGAGGGGTGCGGCCATGA
- a CDS encoding metal-sulfur cluster assembly factor produces the protein MAKVTEEQVREALTDVIDPEIGLNVVDLGLVYRCEVDDEGVVEVDMTLTAIGCPLGDQIVSQAKQAIERLDGVKEARVRLVWSPPWRPEMMSERARMLLGF, from the coding sequence ATGGCGAAGGTGACGGAAGAACAGGTCCGCGAGGCCCTGACCGACGTCATCGACCCGGAGATCGGGCTCAACGTGGTGGACCTGGGCCTGGTCTACCGGTGCGAGGTGGACGACGAGGGCGTGGTCGAGGTCGACATGACCCTGACGGCCATCGGCTGCCCCCTGGGCGACCAGATCGTCAGCCAGGCCAAGCAGGCCATCGAGCGGCTGGATGGCGTGAAGGAAGCCCGGGTCCGGCTGGTCTGGAGCCCGCCCTGGCGGCCCGAGATGATGTCGGAGCGGGCGCGGATGCTGCTGGGGTTCTGA
- a CDS encoding transketolase family protein produces the protein MFGLPTGKPTRQAFGEALVELGRRHPELVVLDGDLSKSTYTRYFAQEFPDRFFNAGIAEANMVGLAAGLASCGKIPVCASFAAFLMCKAFDQMRIGVNYAGLNVKFVGSHGGISIGEDGVSQMAVEDVALAQALPGFVVLVPADEHATRRAVEAAVAHPGPVYIRVGRPKAPLVYDTRPCDFAIGRAILVRDGGDLTIAANGLMVAAALAAAEQLAAEGIEARVLDFASVKPLDRDAVRAAAEETGALVVAEEHLKAGGLGSAIAMALAETVPVPAEFVALQDTYAESGAPEDLMRKYGLTPEAIAIAARRVLERKRAGVVGTAHR, from the coding sequence ATGTTCGGCCTTCCAACAGGCAAGCCAACCCGCCAGGCCTTCGGCGAGGCGCTGGTGGAGCTGGGCCGCCGGCATCCCGAGCTGGTAGTGCTGGACGGCGACCTGTCCAAGTCGACCTACACCCGCTACTTCGCCCAGGAGTTTCCCGACCGGTTCTTCAACGCCGGCATCGCCGAGGCCAACATGGTCGGCCTGGCGGCGGGGCTGGCATCGTGCGGAAAGATTCCCGTCTGCGCCAGCTTTGCGGCCTTTCTGATGTGCAAGGCCTTCGACCAGATGCGCATCGGCGTGAACTACGCGGGGCTTAACGTGAAGTTCGTCGGCAGCCACGGCGGCATCAGCATCGGCGAAGACGGCGTCTCCCAGATGGCCGTGGAGGATGTGGCCCTGGCCCAGGCGCTGCCGGGCTTCGTGGTGCTGGTTCCCGCCGACGAACATGCCACCCGCAGGGCGGTGGAAGCGGCCGTGGCGCACCCGGGCCCGGTGTACATCCGGGTGGGCCGGCCCAAGGCCCCCCTGGTCTACGACACCCGTCCCTGCGACTTCGCCATCGGCCGGGCCATCCTGGTGCGGGACGGCGGCGACCTGACCATCGCCGCCAACGGGCTGATGGTGGCGGCGGCCCTAGCCGCGGCCGAGCAGCTGGCGGCGGAGGGCATTGAAGCCCGGGTGCTGGACTTTGCCTCCGTCAAGCCGCTGGACCGGGACGCCGTGCGGGCGGCGGCGGAAGAGACAGGCGCCCTGGTGGTGGCGGAAGAGCACCTCAAGGCCGGCGGCCTGGGCAGCGCCATCGCCATGGCCCTGGCGGAGACGGTGCCGGTGCCGGCGGAGTTCGTCGCCCTGCAGGACACCTATGCCGAATCGGGCGCCCCAGAGGACCTGATGCGCAAGTACGGGCTGACCCCGGAGGCCATCGCCATCGCCGCCCGCCGGGTGCTGGAGCGCAAGCGGGCCGGCGTCGTGGGTACCGCCCACCGCTGA
- a CDS encoding transketolase, whose product MHVPAPTVPAETLASLEERARRLRRHVIRMIARAGSGHPGGSLSAAEIVTALYFHVMRHDPARPSWDDRDRFVLSKGHGVPIVYAALAEAGYFPEAWLERLRQLDSPLQGHPSRRDCPGIEASTGSLGQGLSIAAGMALAGKLDGKDYRVFVLLGDGEIQEGQVWEAAMFAAHHRLDNLIAILDYNRYQLDDAVDAIVRLEPLADKWRAFGWDVEEIDGHDLGQVVPALERARAGTGRPVMIIAHTVKGKGVSFMENNNEFHGRAPTPEETEKALAELGDEPAAAR is encoded by the coding sequence ATGCACGTGCCTGCACCGACCGTTCCGGCAGAGACGCTGGCGTCGCTGGAAGAACGGGCACGCCGGCTCCGCCGCCACGTCATCCGGATGATCGCCCGGGCCGGCTCGGGTCACCCGGGCGGCTCCCTGTCCGCTGCGGAGATCGTCACCGCGCTGTACTTCCATGTGATGCGCCATGACCCGGCCCGCCCCAGCTGGGACGACCGGGACCGGTTCGTCCTGAGCAAGGGGCACGGCGTGCCCATCGTGTACGCCGCCCTGGCAGAGGCGGGCTATTTCCCCGAGGCCTGGCTGGAGCGGCTGCGCCAGCTGGACAGCCCGCTGCAGGGGCACCCTTCCCGGCGGGACTGCCCGGGCATTGAGGCCTCCACCGGCTCCCTAGGTCAGGGCCTTTCCATCGCCGCGGGCATGGCCCTGGCAGGCAAGCTGGACGGCAAGGACTACCGGGTGTTCGTGCTGCTGGGCGACGGGGAGATCCAGGAGGGTCAGGTGTGGGAGGCGGCCATGTTTGCGGCCCACCACCGCCTCGACAACCTGATCGCCATCCTGGACTACAACCGCTACCAGCTGGACGACGCGGTGGACGCCATCGTCCGCCTGGAGCCGCTGGCCGACAAGTGGCGCGCCTTCGGCTGGGACGTGGAGGAGATCGACGGCCACGACCTCGGCCAGGTGGTGCCGGCGCTGGAACGGGCCCGGGCCGGCACCGGGCGCCCGGTGATGATCATCGCCCACACCGTCAAGGGCAAGGGCGTGTCCTTCATGGAGAACAACAACGAGTTCCACGGCCGGGCGCCGACCCCCGAGGAGACCGAAAAGGCCCTGGCGGAGCTGGGGGACGAACCGGCCGCTGCCCGTTGA